In Pogoniulus pusillus isolate bPogPus1 chromosome 1, bPogPus1.pri, whole genome shotgun sequence, one DNA window encodes the following:
- the JDP2 gene encoding jun dimerization protein 2 isoform X2, whose product MMPGQIPDPSLTAGALPGLGPLTGLPGTALTAEELKYADIRNIGAMISPLHFLEVKLGKRPQPVKSELDEEEERRKRRREKNKVAAARCRNKKKERTEFLQRESERLELMNAELKAQIEELKQERQQLILMLNRHRPTCIVRTDSIKTPESEANPLLEQLEKK is encoded by the exons ATGATGCCAGGGCAGATCCCTGACCCGTCTCTGACGGCTGGTGCGCTGCCTGGGCTTGGCCCCTTGACGGgactgcctggcacagccctgacTGCTGAGGAGCTGAAGTACGCTGACATCCGCAACATCGGGGCCATGATCTCACCACTCCACTTCTTGGAGGTGAAGCTTGGGAAGAGACCCCAGCCTGTGAAAAGTGAG CtggatgaggaagaggagaggaggaaaaggcgcCGTGAGAAAAACAAAGTAGCAGCAGCACGATGTCGTAACaagaagaaggagaggacagaGTTCCTGCAGCGG GAGTCTGAGCGCCTAGAGCTCATGAACGCTGAGCTGAAGGCCCAGATAGAAGAGCTGAaacaggagaggcagcagctgatcCTGATGCTGAACCGGCACCGTCCCACATGCATCGTGCGGACAGACAGCATCAAGACACCCGAGAGCGAAGCCAAcccactgctggagcagctaGAGAAGAAGTGA
- the BATF gene encoding basic leucine zipper transcriptional factor ATF-like — MPHSSDSSDSSSFSQSPPPSKQDSSDDMRKVQRREKNRIAAQKSRLRQTQKADTLHLESEDLERQNAALRREIKQLTEEMKHFASMLSSHEPLCSILTSPPAPPEVLYATHSFHQPHITSPRFQH, encoded by the exons ATGCCCCACAGCTCTGACAGCAGTGACTCCAGCAGCTTCAGCCAGTCTCCCCCTCCCAGCAAGCAG GACTCTTCTGATGACATGAGGAAAGTCcaaaggagggagaagaatCGCATTGCTGCCCAGAAGAGCCGCCTGAGGCAGACCCAGAAAGCAGACACACTGCACTTG GAGAGTGAAGACTTGGAGAGGCAGAACGCTGCCCTGCGACGGGAGATCAAGCAGCTGACAGAGGAGATGAAGCACTTTGCCTCGATGCTGAGCTCCCATGAACCTCTCTGCTCTATCCTGACatcccctccagcacctccagaagtGCTTTATGCAACACACTCCTTCCACCAGCCCCACATCACCTCCCCACGCTTCCAGCACTGA